GTCCGGCGGCGCAGGCGGGAGCGGCGTACCCGGGGATCGTGCCGCCGTGCTCCACCAGCCACCCGCCGGTGGCCGATCCCGCGGCGACACCGCCGAGCAGCGCGGTCACCGCGAGCGTCATGCCCTCATTCAACTGGGCCGCCGGGGTGAGGCGTTGGACCAGCGTCATGCCGGTCACCATGGTCGGCGCGGTGGCCGCCCCCGCCGCCAGCAGACAGAGCCCGAGGGCGAGGAGCGAGCCGGTGGTGGCGACCGCCAGCAGCGGCAGACACATCAGCGCGGTCATCGCGGCGAGGCAGGCCACCAGTCGTCCGGAGAGGTTACGTGCCGGGCGCAGCGCTCCGTAGAGCAGACCGGCCACGCAGGAGCCGGTGGCCTGGAGGGCGAGGACGGCGCCCCCGGCGTGCGCGATCGAGACGACCTCCATCGTGCCGAAGACCGCACCCGTAGCCAGGAAGACCGCGAGCAGGGCGGGCATGCCCGGGGAGCGGAACGGGGAGCGCGTCCGGACCGTACGGGGAGCGACCGGCGGCTCCGTGGAGCGCTGGGCCGCGAAGATCAGGATGCCGGTCGTCATCAGCACCGCCCCCGTGACCGTGCCCGCCTCCGGGAAGAGGGTGCCGCAGGCAGTGGCGGCGAGGACCGGGCCGAGCATGAAGCAGAGTTCGTCGGCGGCCTGTTCGAAGGAGTTGGCGGTGTGCAGGGCGGCCGGGTCGTTCCGGAGCAGATGCGACCAGCGGGCCCGGGACATCCCTCCCGTGTTGGGGGCGGTGGCCGTGGCGGAGTACGCGACGAAGAGGGTCCAGGCGGGGGCGTCGAGGCGGACGCAGAGCGCCAGGACGAGGGCTCCGGACGCGGCGAGAGCGGTTGCGGGCACCGCGATCCGGGCCTGGCCGTACCGGTCGACCAGTCGGGCCGTCAGGGGCGCCACCACCGCCGTCGCGACCAGGCCCGTCGCGGTCACCGCTCCTGCCAGGGCGTACGAGCCCCGCGACCCGGCGATCATCAGCACCGCGCTGACGCTGAACATCCCCATCGGCAGCCGGGCGAGCAGGTTCCCCGCCGTGAAGGCGCGGGCGCCCGGGGTGCGGAGCAGTCGCAGATACGCGCTGCCGGGTGCGGGCCGCCCGGGTATCGCGGGCGCGGCAGACGCGGCAGACGCGGCGGACGCGGCGGCCCGGGGGGCCCCGGGGGCCCCGGGGGACCCGGGGGACCCGGGGGAGGCGGGAGAGGGGGAGGGGGAGGGGGAGGGGGCGGGAGAGGGGGAGGGGCAGGGTGGGGCGGGAGTGGTGGCGGGGGCAGGATTCGGCACCCTGGCAGTCTCGGCCGCCCTCCGTCGTCCGGTCCAACACCGGCTCCGGCCCGATTCACGCACCTGTGTTGTAGATTTCCCCGGTGACCGTCCCCGACCTCGATCCCCGGCTGCTGCGCGCCTTCCTCGCCGTCGCCGAGGACCTGCACTTCACCCGGGCCGCCGCCCGCCTCTTCGTGGCCCAGCAGGCGCTGAGCCGGGACATCCGCAGGCTGGAGCGGCTGCTCGGTGCCGCGCTGTTCGTCCGTACGACCCGGCAGGTCGTCCTGACCCCGGACGGCGAACGGCTCGTCCCGCACGCCCGCCGGGTGCTCGACGCGCACGCCGCGCTGGGCGCCGCCTTCGCCGACCAGGCGGCCCGGCCGCTCCTGGTGGACCTGAACACGGACGGGATGACGGCCGCCCGGGTGCTGGACCGGGCACGCGAACTCGCCCCGGAATGCGAGCTGATGGCGCGCTTCGAGTCCGGGCTCACCTGGGCCGCCGGGGAGATCCTCGCCGGACGGCTGGACGCCTCCTTCGGGCGCGCCGGCGGGCTCGATCCCGCGGTGCTCGCCGGGCTCCACGTGCAGCCGGTGCGCTACGAGCCGATGGCCGTCCTGCTGCCGTCCACTCACCCTCTCGCCGCACGCGAGGTCGTCGCCCTCGCCGATCTGGCCGGGGAAACCGTCTACGCCGGGGCGGGCAATGCGCGCACCCGGGAATGGACCGACCTCGCCGCACTCCTTTTCGAAGAGTGGGGCATCCATCTGGCACCACCCACTCCGCTTGCCGTAGGGGTGGCCGAATTTCAACGGATCATGGCGAAGGCAGGGCACCCGGTGCTCGCGGTTGTCGGTTTTCCTCCGCTTCCGGGTACCGTGCTCCGCCCCCTCGTGCGCCCCGTCCCACTCTCTCCGCTCCTGCTGGTCCACCGGAAGGGGATGCGGCACCCCGGTCTGGACGCACTCCGTACGGCCGCCGTTCAACTTCAGTCGTCAGAAGGGTGGATGGTACGCCCACCTGGTTCCTGGCTGCCCGAAACGGATGCCGCGACGATGGCGTACCAGGGGTGAAGGACAACCCGATCCGGGGACATTGGCGTCAGCATCGTGCGCTACATTCATCAGTCCGGGCACAAGGTGAACGTGGTGCGCGGACGGGGTGGGGACCCAGTCCGACGGCATGAAACCAGTCATTCATGTGTGCCGGAAACACTGAGTGGGGGATGTGCGAACACCTGTGGAAAATTGGCGAGAAGGCACCCGGACCGGGCACAGCCACGAGCCGCACGACGTGACGATCCAGCTGGACGGGCTGGGGCGTCAACTCTCCGAGCTCAAGACCGAACCCGGCACTCCGGAGGCTTCGGACGGCCCCGTCTTCGTGGACGAGAGCGGACGCCGGAGCAAGAACTTCCGAAGGGCCGGCTGGCTGGTGGCCGCGGCCTGCACCGTCTTCGCCGCCGTCCTCGTCTCCTCGCTCTTCGGCGGCAGCTCGGTCGCGCCGTGGCTCCCGCTCACCAGCCAGGAGCAGAAGAAGGCCGACGAGGACAAGGGCGCGGACACGCCCGCCGCGGACCCGTCCAGCTCGACCGATGTCGCCGGCATCACCGACCCGGGCGCGACCAACGGCCCGACGCCCGGCGCCGGAGCCACGGGCGCGGCTTCCCCGGGCGCCACCGGATCGTCGGCGAACGCCTCCACCGGCGCGTCCGCCTCCGACCCGGCCGAAAGCCCCGCCGCGGGCAAGCCCGCCGGATCGTCCGCGACCACCGGCGGCGGATCGAGCCCCAAGCCTTCCGCGTCGGCCTCGGCGTCCGCGCCGCCCACCGACACCACCCCGACGGACCCGGTCGACCCGCCCGTCACGCCGACGACAGCCCCCACCACCGAGCCGCCGGTCGTATCACCAGAAAGCAGCACCCCGTAAATGACTCAGCCCGCACCGCTGGTCAGGAACCGCCGCAAGGCCAAGGCCAAGCGCAGGTTGCCGCTGCGCTACCTCCTGCCGTTCCTGCTTCTGGTGGCCCTGCTCGCCATGCTCGTGCTGCGCGGTTACGTGAACAGCGAGATCGCCGCCGACCACCGCGTCCGCAACCCCGTCGGGACCGACCAGGTACCCGAGCACATCCTCGACGGCGGTCCCGTCATCGACGCCCGGTCGAAGACCGAGCCCGCCACCTCGGTGCGCATTCCCGACCACCACATCGTGCTGACCTTCGACGACGGCCCGGACCCGGAGTGGACGCCCCGGGTGCTGGACAAGCTGAAGGAGTACCACGCCCACGGCGTGTTCTTCGTCACAGGCACCATGGCCTCCCGCTACCCGGAACTCGTCCGGCGCATGGTGGACGAGGGCCACGAGGTCGGGCTGCACACCTTCAACCACCCCGACCTCTCCTACCAGTCCAGCAGCCGGATCGACTGGGAGCTCTCCGAGAACCAGCTCGCCCTCGCGGGCGCCGCCGGTGTCCACAGTTCCCTCTTCCGGCCGCCGTACTCCTCGTTCGCCGACGCGATGGACGACAAGTCCTGGCCCGTCGCCCAGTACATCGGCAGCCGCGGCTACCTCACCGTCGTCAACGACACCGACAGTGAGGACTGGAAGCGCCCCGGCGTCCGGACGATCATCAAGAACGCCACGCCCAAGCACGGCAAGGGCGCGATCATCCTGATGCACGACTCCGGCGGCGACCGCTCCCAGACACTGGCCGCGCTCGACCGCTTCCTGCCCTCCATGCAGGAGGAGGGGTACGAGTTCACCAACCTGACCACCGCGCTCGGCGCCCCGAGCGCGCTCACCCCGGTCAGCGGGGCCGCGCTCTGGAAGGGCAAGACCTTCGTCACCGCGGTGGGCTTCTCCGAGGACGTCACCGGCGTCCTGGTGGCCGGTCTCTCCGTGGTCGGCGTCCTCGTCATCGGCCGCTTCGGCCTGATGCTGCTGCTCTCCTTCGTGCACGCCCGCCGGGTCCGCCGCAGGAACTTCCGCTGGGGCGACGCCCCCGTCTCCGGCCGGGTGTCCGTGCTCGTGCCCGCGTACAACGAGCGCAAGTGCATCGAGGCGACCGTCCGTTCCCTCATGGCCAGCGACCATCCGATCGAGATCATCGTCATCGACGACGGCTCGACCGACGGCACCGCCGACGTCGTCGAAGCCATGCGGCTGCCAGGCGTCCGCGTGGTGCGCCAGCAGAACGCGGGCAAGCCCGCCGCGCTCAACAACGGCATCGCGCACGCCCGGTACGACATCGTCGTGATGATGGACGGGGACACCGTCTTCGAGCCGTCCACCGTCCGCGAACTCGTCCAGCCCTTCGCCGACCCCAAGGTCGGCGCGGTGGCGGGCAACGCCAAGGTCGGCAACCGCGACTCGCTCATCGGCGCCTGGCAGCACATCGAGTACGTGATGGGCTTCAACCTGGACCGCCGGATGTACGACGTCCTGCGCTGCATGCCCACCATCCCCGGCGCGGTCGGAGCCTTCCGCCGCACCGCGCTGGACCGGGTCGGCGGCATGAGCGAGGACACCCTCGCCGAGGACACCGACATCACGATGGCCCTCCACCGCGACGGCTGGGACGTCGTCTACGCGGAGAACGCCCGCGCCTGGACCGAGGCACCGGAGTCCGTGCAGCAGCTGTGGTCCCAGCGCTACCGCTGGTCCTACGGCACCATGCAGGCCATCTGGAAGCACCGCGGCGCCGTCTTCGACCGGGGGCACTCCGGCCGTTTCGGCCGCGTCGGCCTGCCGTTCGTCTCCCTCTTCATGGTGGTCGCCCCGCTGCTCGCCCCGCTCATCGACGTCTTCCTGGTGTACGGGCTGATCTTCGGCCCCACCGGCAAGACCGTCGCCGCGTGGTTCGGCGTGCTGCTGGTCCAGGTCATCTGCGCCGCCTACGCGTTCCGGCTCGACAAGGAACGCATGACCCACCTGATCTCCCTGCCGCTCCAGCAGATCCTCTACCGGCAGCTCATGTACGTCGTGCTGCTCCAGTCCTGGATCACCGCCCTCACCGGCGGCCGGCTCCGCTGGCAGAAACTGCGCCGCACCGGCGTCCTGGACGCCCCCGGCGCGGCACCGGGAGCACGCGCCGCCGCAGGCGCCGACCACCGGAGGCCCGTCGGATGAGCTGGAACGAACCCACCCCGAGCGGCGAGGACACCGCGCGACTGCGCGTACCCGCGCCCGCCGCGCACCGCCGCGCCCCGCAGGCCCGTCAGGCGCCCGGAGCCCCCGCGCCGTCACTGCCCTACGCCACCGGCCCCGGCAGCCACCTCGGCGACGGCACCGGCTCCGGGTACCCGGCCCCCGCCCCGCACCACGGGCGGCACGCCGGAGGCCCCGCCGTACCCGAGGCACCCGAGCCGGCGGACGCCGCCCCGGCGGCCCCGAAGCGGCCCGTCCGCGACCGCTACCTGGACGTGCTGCGTTCCGTCGCCCTGGTCCGCGTGGTGGTGTACCACCTCTTCGGCTGGGCCTGGCTGACCGTCCTCTTCCCGTCCATGGGCGTGATGTTCACGCTGGCCGGATCGCTGATGGCCCGCTCGCTGGCGCGCCCCGCCTGGAGCGTCATCCGCAGCCGGGTGCGGCGGCTGCTCCCTCCGATGTGGCTGTTCTCCGCCGTCGCGCTGCCGATGATGTTCTGGCTCGGCTGGAAGCCCGTGAAGGAGGAGGGGCTCTGGTGGTTCGTCCGCCTGGCGAGCTACGTCCTGCCGGTCGGTTCCCCGCCCTACCCCGAGGAGAGCGGCTCCGAGGGCGGCTGGCTCGAAATCACCTGGGCCGACCAGGCGGCCGGCCCGCTCTGGTACATCCGTGCCTACCTGTGGTTCGTGATCGCGTCCCCGCTGCTGCTCAAGGCGTTCCGCAAGATGCCCTGGGCGACGATGCTCGCGCCGATCGGCCTCACCGCGATCTTCGGCACCGGTCTGGTCACCATCCCGGGCGCGACCGGCGAAGGAGTCGTGGACTTCACGGTGTTCGCCTCCTGCTGGATCCTCGGCTTCGCCCACCACGACGGTCTGCTGAAGCAGGTCCCGCGCTATCTCGCCGTCTCCTCGGCCGCGATCATCATGGGCTTCGGCATCTGGTGGGCCTCCGGACACCTCACCGAAGAGGGCTGGAACCTCGACGAGATCCCGCTCGCCCAGGCCACCTGGTCCTTCGGGTTCTGCCTGATCCTGCTCCAGTACGCCCCGTCGTGGGAGAAGCTGCCCGGCCGCCTCGCCCCGTACGACGGACTCGTCACGCTCGCCAACAACCGTGCCGTGACGATCTACATATGGCACAACCTGCTGCTCATGGCGACCGTGCCGTTGATAGACCAGATGTGGCGGATCGGCTGGGTCGACGAGCACCTCGGCCCCTACTCCGACGGCCTCTACACCGGGCTGAGCCTGGTCCTGATATGGCCGCTGATAGGGCTCGCGATCCTGGCCTTCGGCTGGGTGGAGGACGTCGCGGCGAAACGCAGGCCACGGCTCTGGCCGTCCGGCAAGCCCGCCCGGCCGACGCCCGTACCCGCGTCCGCCGGTGGTGGCCACCGGCACTGACCGGCCGCCGCGGCGCCCCCCCCGGCGGACCGTCCCGCGACATGTCGTCGTTCTCACCGGGCCGCCCCCGGCCCGGTGAGAGCAAGGTTGCGCACCGGTCACCTCGGGGCACGGCACGGTAACCCGCCTTCCCTAGCGTCGGAGACAACACCCCGACCCCCGTGGAGGCGCGTGATGGCTGGCCGTTGGATCGAGCACTGGGACCCGGAGGACGAGACCTTCTGGCAGCAGAAGGGCCGCCCGGTGGCCCGCCGGAACCTCTGGTTCTCCGTCCTCTCCGAGCACATCGGGTTCTCCGTCTGGTCCCTCTGGTCCGTGATGGTCCTCTTCATGGGCCCGGAGTACGGGATCGACCCTGCGGGCAAGTTCTTCCTGATCTCCACCGCCACCCTGGTCGGGGCGATCGTCCGCGTCCCGTACACCTTCGCCGTCGCCCGGTTCGGCGGCCGCAACTGGACGGTCTTCAGCGCCCTTTCGCTGCTGGTGCCGACCGCCGTCGCGTTCGCGGTGATGGAACCCGGCACCTCGTACGGCACCTTCGTGGCCGTCGCGGCCCTCGCCGGCATCGGCGGCGGCAACTTCGCCTCCTCGATGACCAACATCAACGCCTTCTTCCCCCTGCGCGAGAAGGGCTGGGCGCTCGGACTCAACGCGGGCGGCGGCAACATCGGCGTCCCCGTCGTGCAGCTCATCGGCCTGCTGGTCATCGGCACCGCAGGCGCCACCCACCCCCGGATCGTCCTCGGCGTGTACGTCCCGCTCATCGTGGTCGCCGCGCTCTGCGCCGCCCGGTACATGGACAACCTCGCGCCCGTACGGAACGACACCGGGGCCGCCAAGCAGGCGGTGCGCGAGGCGCACACCTGGATCATGGCCGTCCTCTACGTCGGCACCTTCGGCTCCTTCATCGGCTTCAGCTTCGCCTTCGGCCTGGTCCTCCAGACGCAGTTCGGCCGCACCCCGCTCCAGGCCGCCTCGCTCACCTTCATCGGCCCGCTGCTCGGCTCGCTGATCCGTCCCCTCGGCGGCAGGCTCGCCGACCGGCACGGGGGCGCCCGCATCACCCTCTGGAACTTCGCGGCCATGGCGGCGGCCACCGGAGTCGTCGTGTACGCCTCCGGCGCCGAATCGCTGCCGGTCTTCCTCGTCGGCTTCATCTCCCTGTTCGTCCTGTCCGGCCTCGGCAACGGCTCGACGTTCAAGATGATCCCGGGCATCTTCCACGCCAAGGCCGTCAGCCGCGGCCTGCGCGGCGAGGAGGCGGCGGCCGAGGGGCGGCGGCTCTCCGGGGCGGCCATGGGCCTCATCGGTGCGGTGGGCGCCATCGGCGGCCTCGCCATCAACCTGGCCTTCCGTCAGTCCTTCCAGACCTCTGGCGCCGGAACGGCCGCCTTCTGGTCCTTCCTCGCCTTCTACGCGGTGTGCTCGGCCCTCACCTGGGCGGTATACCTTCGCCGTCCGGTGACCGCTCCCGCCAAGGCCCCGCTCGGCTTCGCGGAGGTCTGACGGCGCCCGGCGGGCCGCCGACGGCCCCTCAGGGCGGCAACTCGATACGGGCCCCGGGCGTCGAAGGACGTAACGGGCGGGAAATACGGGGGAACCGAGCCTGTCACGCGGGGTTGGCAGTCTCGGTCCACCGCACAGCGGCAGCGACCGCGGGAACGAGAGCCGGGTAGATCACGCCATGCAGGAAGTCGAAGCCACACAAGGCCCCCTCGCGGGCTTCACGGTCGGAGTGACCGCGGCCCGGCGGGCCACGGAGCTCGGCACGCTGCTCCAGCGCCGCGGAGCCCAGGTCGTCCAAGCCCCCGCGTTGCGGATCGTGCAGCTCGCGGACGACAGAGAACTGCTCGCCGCCACCGAGGAACTGATCGCCCACGCCCCCGACGTCGTGATCGCCACCACCGCCATCGGCTTCCGGGGCTGGGTCGAGGCGGCCGACGGCTGGGGCATCGGCGAACAGCTGCTGGACCGGCTGCGCGGCGTCGAACTCCTGGCGCGCGGACCCAAGGTGAAGGGCGCCATCCGGGCGGCCGGCCTCACCGAAACCTGGTCGGCCGCCTCGGAGTCCATGGCCGAGGTGCTGGAACGGCTCCTCGACGAGGGCGTGGACGGCCGCCGCGTCGCCCTCCAGCTGCACGGCGAACCGCTCCCCGGATTCGCCGAGAGCCTCCGCGCCGCAGGCGCCGAGGTCATCGACCTCCCCGTCTACCGCTGGATGCCCCCGCAGGACCTCGCCCCCCTCGACCGGATGCTCGACCTCACCGCCGCCCGCGGACTCGACGCGATCACCTTCACCAGCGCCCCCGCCGCGGCCTCCTTCCTCGACCGCGCCCAGACCC
The DNA window shown above is from Streptomyces sp. NBC_00247 and carries:
- a CDS encoding MFS transporter, whose protein sequence is MPGRPAPGSAYLRLLRTPGARAFTAGNLLARLPMGMFSVSAVLMIAGSRGSYALAGAVTATGLVATAVVAPLTARLVDRYGQARIAVPATALAASGALVLALCVRLDAPAWTLFVAYSATATAPNTGGMSRARWSHLLRNDPAALHTANSFEQAADELCFMLGPVLAATACGTLFPEAGTVTGAVLMTTGILIFAAQRSTEPPVAPRTVRTRSPFRSPGMPALLAVFLATGAVFGTMEVVSIAHAGGAVLALQATGSCVAGLLYGALRPARNLSGRLVACLAAMTALMCLPLLAVATTGSLLALGLCLLAAGAATAPTMVTGMTLVQRLTPAAQLNEGMTLAVTALLGGVAAGSATGGWLVEHGGTIPGYAAPACAAGLALVVSALGTGRAGRRKRTDVPTS
- a CDS encoding LysR family transcriptional regulator, producing the protein MTVPDLDPRLLRAFLAVAEDLHFTRAAARLFVAQQALSRDIRRLERLLGAALFVRTTRQVVLTPDGERLVPHARRVLDAHAALGAAFADQAARPLLVDLNTDGMTAARVLDRARELAPECELMARFESGLTWAAGEILAGRLDASFGRAGGLDPAVLAGLHVQPVRYEPMAVLLPSTHPLAAREVVALADLAGETVYAGAGNARTREWTDLAALLFEEWGIHLAPPTPLAVGVAEFQRIMAKAGHPVLAVVGFPPLPGTVLRPLVRPVPLSPLLLVHRKGMRHPGLDALRTAAVQLQSSEGWMVRPPGSWLPETDAATMAYQG
- a CDS encoding glycosyltransferase; amino-acid sequence: MRYLLPFLLLVALLAMLVLRGYVNSEIAADHRVRNPVGTDQVPEHILDGGPVIDARSKTEPATSVRIPDHHIVLTFDDGPDPEWTPRVLDKLKEYHAHGVFFVTGTMASRYPELVRRMVDEGHEVGLHTFNHPDLSYQSSSRIDWELSENQLALAGAAGVHSSLFRPPYSSFADAMDDKSWPVAQYIGSRGYLTVVNDTDSEDWKRPGVRTIIKNATPKHGKGAIILMHDSGGDRSQTLAALDRFLPSMQEEGYEFTNLTTALGAPSALTPVSGAALWKGKTFVTAVGFSEDVTGVLVAGLSVVGVLVIGRFGLMLLLSFVHARRVRRRNFRWGDAPVSGRVSVLVPAYNERKCIEATVRSLMASDHPIEIIVIDDGSTDGTADVVEAMRLPGVRVVRQQNAGKPAALNNGIAHARYDIVVMMDGDTVFEPSTVRELVQPFADPKVGAVAGNAKVGNRDSLIGAWQHIEYVMGFNLDRRMYDVLRCMPTIPGAVGAFRRTALDRVGGMSEDTLAEDTDITMALHRDGWDVVYAENARAWTEAPESVQQLWSQRYRWSYGTMQAIWKHRGAVFDRGHSGRFGRVGLPFVSLFMVVAPLLAPLIDVFLVYGLIFGPTGKTVAAWFGVLLVQVICAAYAFRLDKERMTHLISLPLQQILYRQLMYVVLLQSWITALTGGRLRWQKLRRTGVLDAPGAAPGARAAAGADHRRPVG
- a CDS encoding acyltransferase family protein, whose protein sequence is MSWNEPTPSGEDTARLRVPAPAAHRRAPQARQAPGAPAPSLPYATGPGSHLGDGTGSGYPAPAPHHGRHAGGPAVPEAPEPADAAPAAPKRPVRDRYLDVLRSVALVRVVVYHLFGWAWLTVLFPSMGVMFTLAGSLMARSLARPAWSVIRSRVRRLLPPMWLFSAVALPMMFWLGWKPVKEEGLWWFVRLASYVLPVGSPPYPEESGSEGGWLEITWADQAAGPLWYIRAYLWFVIASPLLLKAFRKMPWATMLAPIGLTAIFGTGLVTIPGATGEGVVDFTVFASCWILGFAHHDGLLKQVPRYLAVSSAAIIMGFGIWWASGHLTEEGWNLDEIPLAQATWSFGFCLILLQYAPSWEKLPGRLAPYDGLVTLANNRAVTIYIWHNLLLMATVPLIDQMWRIGWVDEHLGPYSDGLYTGLSLVLIWPLIGLAILAFGWVEDVAAKRRPRLWPSGKPARPTPVPASAGGGHRH
- a CDS encoding nitrate/nitrite transporter is translated as MAGRWIEHWDPEDETFWQQKGRPVARRNLWFSVLSEHIGFSVWSLWSVMVLFMGPEYGIDPAGKFFLISTATLVGAIVRVPYTFAVARFGGRNWTVFSALSLLVPTAVAFAVMEPGTSYGTFVAVAALAGIGGGNFASSMTNINAFFPLREKGWALGLNAGGGNIGVPVVQLIGLLVIGTAGATHPRIVLGVYVPLIVVAALCAARYMDNLAPVRNDTGAAKQAVREAHTWIMAVLYVGTFGSFIGFSFAFGLVLQTQFGRTPLQAASLTFIGPLLGSLIRPLGGRLADRHGGARITLWNFAAMAAATGVVVYASGAESLPVFLVGFISLFVLSGLGNGSTFKMIPGIFHAKAVSRGLRGEEAAAEGRRLSGAAMGLIGAVGAIGGLAINLAFRQSFQTSGAGTAAFWSFLAFYAVCSALTWAVYLRRPVTAPAKAPLGFAEV
- a CDS encoding uroporphyrinogen-III synthase, giving the protein MQEVEATQGPLAGFTVGVTAARRATELGTLLQRRGAQVVQAPALRIVQLADDRELLAATEELIAHAPDVVIATTAIGFRGWVEAADGWGIGEQLLDRLRGVELLARGPKVKGAIRAAGLTETWSAASESMAEVLERLLDEGVDGRRVALQLHGEPLPGFAESLRAAGAEVIDLPVYRWMPPQDLAPLDRMLDLTAARGLDAITFTSAPAAASFLDRAQTRGMAPEVLGALHDDLLVACVGPVTALPLQARGIETVQPERFRLGPLVQLLCAQLPARSRTLPVAGHQITVRGHAALVDGALRPVPPAGMALLHALTRRPGWVVSRADLLRALPGSGSDEHAVETAMARLRSALGSPRLIQTVVKRGYRLALDPVADTKYGD